From Trichoplusia ni isolate ovarian cell line Hi5 chromosome 8, tn1, whole genome shotgun sequence, one genomic window encodes:
- the LOC113496968 gene encoding uncharacterized protein LOC113496968: MSYLRESWLRLLVTSGDMLRNKAFVVLTTLSFISRISSEYTIYSNGWIPLTHNDIYNQIRRQPTPYPAYVTVKPAFNPNNLLAIVQDTKDEMENLMDGDSKILHQKFPNKFSNVDDSSTLTAFKNKENMREAKLLSNRVSDYYEDKIIELPQAETEIIVDKTEKNTSGNEMMSIDTKNTYEVTEDTDKLFNEGEDETSNDTGYQYTQPIETNHNLTSNLYEILSKYNINSQDKLQNYDLSLRHKVQNSLTTVHRVPIPYRYNSLNHLPVDPLLAVFLSNYGLYLPSLYGIKSNYNNLYGYLASNNIHNNKPFGLYKIFSDTDSWN; encoded by the exons ATGTCATACCTTCGTGAGAGCTGGCTGCGACTACTCGTGACAAGTGGTGACATGCTGAGGAACAAGGCCTTTGTCGTACTTACC ACCTTATCATTCATCTCACGTATTTCTTCAGAGTACACGATTTACTCCAATGGCTGGATACCATTGACACATAATGACATTTATAATCAAATAAGACGGCAACCGACTCCATATCCTGCCTATGTAACTGTCAAACCCGCTTTCAATCCTAACAACTTATTGGCGATAGTCCAAGACACAAAAGATGAAATGGAAAATCTCATGGATGGAGACAGTAAAATATTGCATCAAAAGTTtccaaataaattttctaaCGTAGATGATAGCAGCACCTTGACAGCTTTCAAGAACAAAGAAAACATGAGAGAAGCTAAATTATTATCTAACCGAGTATCTGACTATTATGAAGACAAAATTATTGAGCTGCCTCAAGCTGAAACTGAAATAATCGTCGATAAAACCGAAAAGAATACATCTGGTAATGAAATGATGTCTATTGATACAAAAAACACTTACGAGGTAACTGAAGATACGGATAAACTATTTAACGAAGGAGAAGATGAAACTAGTAATGACACAGGATATCAATACACACAGCCTATAGAAACGAATCATAATCTTACTTCTAATTTGTACGAAATACTTTCCAAGTACAACATCAATTCCCAAGACAAACTACAAAATTATGACTTATCGTTACGCCATAAGGTTCAAAACTCTTTAACTACAGTACATCGTGTGCCAATCCCATATAGATATAACAGTTTGAATCATTTGCCAGTAGACCCATTGCTTGCTGTATTCCTATCTAACTATGGGTTGTATCTGCCAAGTTTGTATGGGATCAAgtctaattacaataatttgtacGGTTATCTGGCTTCCaataacattcataataataaaccgtttggtttgtataaaattttctcGGACACTGATTCATGGAATTAG